In Nitratidesulfovibrio sp., the following are encoded in one genomic region:
- a CDS encoding ABC transporter ATP-binding protein → MIECRNVSKTFIQKGTQEVPVLEDVSLDVQANEFVVILGPGQSGKSTLLRIIAGLETPTTGTVTLDGEPVTGPGADRGLVFQGYMLFPWKTVLGNVEMGPKLCGLPSDEARDIAMHYIDLVGLNGFEKHYPHQLSGGMKQRVGIARAYANKPRVMLLDEPFGQLDAQTRIFMEQETERIWQTDKRTVLFVTNNTDEALFLADRIVTIEGKLPGRVQRTYTVDLPRPRDLTGKHFLEMRREIIDASVLTL, encoded by the coding sequence CACAGGAAGTGCCAGTGCTAGAGGACGTAAGCCTCGACGTGCAGGCCAACGAATTCGTGGTCATCCTGGGCCCCGGCCAGAGCGGCAAGAGCACGCTGCTGCGCATCATCGCCGGGCTGGAAACACCCACCACCGGCACCGTTACCCTGGATGGCGAACCCGTGACCGGGCCAGGGGCCGACCGGGGGCTGGTGTTCCAGGGGTACATGCTCTTTCCGTGGAAGACGGTGCTCGGCAACGTGGAAATGGGACCGAAACTGTGCGGCCTGCCCAGTGACGAAGCCCGCGACATCGCCATGCACTATATCGACCTTGTGGGGCTGAACGGTTTTGAAAAGCACTACCCGCACCAGCTTTCCGGCGGCATGAAGCAACGCGTAGGCATTGCCCGCGCCTACGCCAACAAGCCCAGGGTGATGCTGCTGGATGAACCCTTCGGCCAGTTGGACGCCCAGACGCGCATCTTCATGGAGCAGGAAACCGAACGCATCTGGCAGACCGACAAGCGCACCGTCCTCTTCGTGACCAACAACACCGACGAGGCGCTGTTTCTGGCCGACCGGATCGTCACCATCGAAGGCAAGCTGCCCGGTCGGGTGCAGCGCACCTACACAGTGGACCTGCCCCGCCCGCGTGACCTGACGGGCAAGCACTTTCTGGAGATGCGCCGCGAGATCATAGACGCCTCGGTGCTCACCCTGTAG
- the mgtE gene encoding magnesium transporter, whose translation MTGQEHGHDRKHDRHCVDGAPRDDGDACRTIVLPEECRDPATPGEDAEFAHPADVADHLENLSLERQVCMLRHLPAEDAADALAELDEHVRVDLLENLDADVAAQILSEMSPDDAADVLDELDEDHRDVLLSSLETEDAEEIRHLMAFDPDTAGGVMNTEVIILDHGLTADQAILQIRAEIEDKEIPYYAYVVDEQDRLVGVLSLRDIMLCKPGNKLRDEVRGQGLISVLFDQDKEEVAHLLGHYNFMAMPVVDYEGRLLGVVTHDDIIDIIHDEASEDMLGMVGAGTDESVDTPWHESVLKRLPWLVINMLNSAVSASVVYMFEGSIAQMAVLAVLMPMVANQAGNTGQQALAVMIRQLAVERFDRRKAWWAVLREAKIGLSSGVIVALLVLVTVWVLAGSWKLASVMSLALLLDMLLGALAGASIPLILRALGRDPAQASSIFLTAITDGAGFFIFLGLATVVLF comes from the coding sequence GGACGCCGAATTCGCCCACCCTGCCGACGTTGCCGACCATCTGGAGAATCTTTCGCTGGAACGTCAGGTGTGCATGCTGCGCCACCTGCCCGCAGAGGACGCCGCCGACGCCCTGGCCGAGCTTGACGAGCACGTGCGCGTCGACCTGCTGGAAAACCTCGATGCCGACGTGGCCGCCCAGATCCTGTCCGAAATGTCGCCCGACGACGCGGCGGACGTGCTGGACGAACTGGACGAGGACCACCGCGACGTTCTTTTGAGCAGCCTCGAAACCGAGGACGCCGAGGAAATCCGCCACCTCATGGCCTTCGACCCGGATACCGCGGGCGGGGTCATGAACACCGAGGTGATCATCCTCGACCACGGCCTGACCGCCGACCAGGCCATCCTGCAGATTCGCGCCGAGATCGAAGACAAGGAGATTCCCTATTACGCCTACGTCGTGGACGAACAGGACCGGCTGGTGGGCGTGCTTTCGCTGCGCGACATCATGCTCTGCAAGCCCGGCAACAAGCTGCGGGACGAGGTGCGCGGACAGGGCCTGATTTCCGTGCTGTTCGACCAGGACAAGGAAGAGGTGGCGCACCTGCTGGGCCACTACAACTTCATGGCCATGCCCGTGGTGGACTACGAGGGCCGCCTGCTGGGCGTGGTCACCCACGACGACATCATCGACATCATCCACGACGAAGCGTCCGAGGACATGCTGGGCATGGTGGGCGCGGGCACGGACGAAAGCGTGGACACGCCGTGGCACGAATCGGTGCTGAAGCGGCTGCCGTGGCTGGTCATCAACATGCTGAACTCTGCGGTGTCGGCGTCGGTGGTGTACATGTTCGAAGGGTCCATCGCCCAGATGGCGGTGCTGGCCGTGCTGATGCCCATGGTGGCCAACCAGGCGGGCAACACCGGGCAGCAGGCGCTGGCGGTGATGATCCGGCAGTTGGCGGTGGAGCGGTTCGACCGGCGCAAGGCGTGGTGGGCCGTGCTGCGCGAGGCCAAGATAGGCCTGTCCAGCGGGGTCATTGTCGCATTGCTGGTGCTGGTCACGGTGTGGGTGCTGGCCGGATCGTGGAAGCTGGCCTCGGTCATGTCGCTGGCGCTGCTCCTGGACATGCTGCTGGGCGCGCTGGCCGGGGCGTCCATTCCGCTCATCCTGCGCGCGCTGGGGCGCGACCCGGCGCAGGCCTCCAGCATCTTCCTGACGGCCATCACCGACGGCGCGGGATTTTTCATCTTTTTGGGGCTTGCGACGGTTGTCCTGTTCTAG